The following coding sequences lie in one Candidatus Zixiibacteriota bacterium genomic window:
- a CDS encoding O-methyltransferase, which produces MIELRPFGIEQYAERHSKPMSAFHEKLWLETYRRTENAALLVGPLEGMFLKTLALMTGARRILEIGTFTGYSALAFAEALPKSGRIVTCEIDPELAAIAKRYFAESPHGDKIEVRVGPALESLKRIEGPFDLCFIDADKINYGAYYDACMERLRPKGLIVLDNMLRDGKVLHPSDPATAAIDNLNKRIRNDPRVANVLLPVRDGMMLAVKL; this is translated from the coding sequence ATGATCGAACTGAGGCCGTTTGGCATCGAGCAGTACGCGGAGCGCCATTCCAAGCCGATGTCGGCTTTCCACGAGAAGCTCTGGCTCGAAACCTATCGCCGGACCGAGAACGCCGCGCTGCTGGTCGGGCCGCTCGAGGGAATGTTCCTGAAGACGCTGGCGTTGATGACGGGGGCGCGGCGCATCCTCGAGATCGGCACGTTCACCGGCTACAGCGCGCTCGCCTTCGCCGAGGCGCTGCCGAAGAGCGGCCGGATCGTCACCTGCGAGATCGACCCGGAGCTGGCGGCGATCGCGAAGCGCTACTTCGCGGAGAGCCCCCACGGCGACAAGATCGAGGTGCGGGTGGGTCCGGCGCTGGAATCGCTGAAGCGCATCGAGGGGCCCTTCGACCTCTGCTTCATCGACGCCGACAAGATCAACTACGGCGCCTACTACGACGCCTGCATGGAGCGGCTGCGTCCCAAGGGGCTGATCGTTCTCGACAACATGCTCAGGGACGGCAAGGTCCTCCACCCCTCCGACCCGGCGACGGCCGCGATCGACAACCTGAACAAGCGGATCCGCAACGACCCGCGCGTCGCCAACGTGCTCCTGCCCGTGCGCGACGGGATGATGCTGGCGGTGAAGCTCTAG
- a CDS encoding SDR family NAD(P)-dependent oxidoreductase, translated as MKLGGKVAFVSGFGSGLGRAIAVLFAREGAAVIGTSTTGRKGRETLAEIERAGGRAWFGAGDVSDLRRMEQVMAEGVRRFGGLDILVNSAGVRTNGSIVEITEEQWDRTIAVNLKGVFVLSRLAVPEMIKRGGGVILNIGARSGIAGQAGRAAYCASKGGMITLTEAMAMDFARHRIRVNCICPGPTRTPMVDTSTPERLARYRERVPLGRIGEPEDVAHAALYLASDEASMVTAAILPVDGGMRLTGA; from the coding sequence ATGAAGCTCGGCGGCAAGGTGGCTTTCGTTTCGGGATTCGGATCGGGGCTGGGGCGCGCGATCGCGGTGTTGTTCGCGCGCGAGGGCGCGGCCGTCATCGGCACCTCGACGACCGGGAGGAAGGGCCGGGAGACGCTGGCGGAGATCGAGCGGGCAGGCGGGCGGGCGTGGTTCGGCGCTGGCGACGTGAGCGACTTGCGGCGGATGGAGCAGGTGATGGCGGAGGGCGTGCGACGCTTCGGCGGCCTCGACATCCTCGTGAACAGTGCCGGCGTCCGCACCAACGGGAGCATCGTCGAGATCACGGAGGAGCAGTGGGACCGCACGATCGCGGTCAACCTCAAGGGGGTCTTCGTCCTCTCGCGCCTGGCGGTGCCCGAGATGATCAAACGGGGCGGCGGCGTGATCCTCAACATCGGCGCCCGCTCGGGAATCGCCGGGCAGGCGGGGCGCGCTGCCTATTGCGCCTCGAAGGGAGGAATGATTACGCTAACCGAGGCGATGGCGATGGATTTCGCGCGGCACCGGATCCGGGTGAACTGCATCTGCCCGGGCCCGACCCGGACGCCGATGGTCGACACCTCGACGCCGGAGCGGCTGGCGCGCTACCGGGAGCGGGTGCCGCTCGGCCGGATCGGGGAGCCGGAGGACGTGGCGCACGCGGCCCTCTACCTGGCGTCGGACGAAGCCTCGATGGTGACGGCGGCGATTCTTCCGGTGGACGGCGGCATGCGGCTGACCGGGGCGTAG
- a CDS encoding M20/M25/M40 family metallo-hydrolase, translating into MRPLFGAALLAVASCWAPLGAGAVEDWGTVEARAVALLGRYLRIDTSNPPGNEILAARFFKEIFDGEGIEAKVIESAPGRGNVYARLPGRGAKPAVVLLNHMDVVPADPGSWKEPPFSGAVRDGYMWGRGALDMKGPAILQLFALLELKRRGVPLAADLVFLGTADEEAGGALGLGHLLEAEPGLFAGVGLVLSEGGGIRVGRDGRPRQFNVRVAEKAPLWLRLIARGAPGHGASPGRDSAVASLIRALGRLAEYRPPIRVLPEVQKFYADTAAAAPPERRERYRDLRKALQDPEFAREFTRDPRDAGAVRNTIAITRLHASDKINVVPARAWAELDVRLLPGENPEAFIAELRRVIADDSIAIEVLLSFPPARSPGHPEAFRVLGAMARRAGVPLLSPLGRGFTDCRFFRERNVPCLGFVPLAQSPASEGLAHGVDERISLDAFRSGLRAMFELVRELAVTP; encoded by the coding sequence CGCTTCCTGCTGGGCTCCGCTGGGCGCGGGCGCCGTCGAGGACTGGGGCACCGTCGAAGCCCGCGCGGTGGCGCTCCTCGGGCGCTACCTCCGGATCGACACTTCGAATCCGCCGGGCAACGAGATCCTGGCCGCGCGCTTCTTCAAGGAGATCTTCGACGGCGAAGGGATCGAGGCGAAGGTGATCGAGAGCGCGCCCGGCCGCGGCAACGTCTACGCCCGCCTTCCGGGCAGGGGCGCGAAGCCCGCGGTCGTGCTCCTGAATCACATGGACGTCGTACCGGCGGACCCGGGCTCGTGGAAAGAACCGCCGTTCTCCGGCGCGGTCAGGGACGGTTACATGTGGGGGCGGGGCGCGCTGGACATGAAAGGACCGGCGATCCTCCAGCTCTTTGCGCTCCTGGAGCTCAAGCGGCGCGGCGTGCCGCTCGCCGCCGACCTCGTCTTTCTCGGAACCGCCGACGAGGAGGCGGGGGGAGCGCTCGGGCTCGGCCATTTACTCGAGGCGGAGCCCGGGCTGTTCGCCGGCGTCGGCCTGGTGCTGAGCGAAGGAGGCGGCATCCGGGTCGGGCGGGACGGACGCCCGCGCCAGTTCAACGTACGGGTGGCCGAAAAAGCGCCGCTCTGGTTGCGGCTCATCGCCAGGGGAGCCCCGGGCCACGGCGCCTCGCCGGGACGCGACTCCGCGGTGGCAAGCCTCATCCGCGCGCTCGGACGGCTGGCGGAATACCGGCCGCCGATCAGGGTCCTTCCCGAGGTGCAGAAGTTCTATGCGGACACCGCGGCTGCGGCGCCGCCGGAGCGGCGGGAGCGCTACCGCGACCTGCGAAAGGCGCTCCAGGATCCCGAGTTCGCCCGGGAGTTCACGCGCGACCCGCGCGACGCCGGTGCCGTGCGCAACACGATCGCGATCACGCGGCTGCATGCTTCCGACAAGATCAACGTGGTGCCGGCGCGCGCCTGGGCGGAGCTCGACGTGCGGCTGCTTCCCGGAGAAAATCCCGAAGCCTTCATCGCGGAGCTCCGGCGCGTGATCGCCGACGACTCGATCGCGATCGAGGTTCTGCTGTCGTTTCCGCCGGCGCGCTCGCCCGGCCATCCCGAAGCGTTTCGGGTGCTGGGCGCGATGGCGCGGCGCGCTGGCGTCCCGCTTCTCTCGCCGCTCGGGCGGGGTTTCACCGACTGCCGTTTCTTCCGCGAGAGGAACGTTCCGTGTCTCGGGTTCGTTCCGCTGGCGCAGTCCCCGGCCAGCGAAGGGCTCGCCCACGGCGTCGACGAGCGCATTTCGCTCGATGCTTTTCGCTCCGGGCTGCGGGCGATGTTCGAACTCGTGCGGGAGCTGGCCGTTACGCCCTGA